TTGGGCGGGGGTGGGGGAGTTGAACGCGCCCAGGAACCATTCGCGGGTGGGGGCCGTGAATTGGTCCATGGCGGTGGCGGTCGGTTTCAAGTGCACGGCTCCATCATGCCGCACCTGAGGCGACATTGGTGCGCCACAAGGACAATTGCCCGCCATGGCAGCTTTGAGCGCCGAAGGGGCACACGGTAGCGGTAATCTAAGAGGAGGGGTGGCAATGGTTGCCGTTGCTGTTCCGCGCTTTTTCTTCGCGTCCGGGTAGCAGATCCTGAGATTTTGAATTTGCTAGGAAGGGCGGACGCGGTGCAAACACGGCATGTGGGTAACAACTGGGTCCCACTTTTGTGTTTGTCGGTGCTGTTCTTGTTCAGCGGTGCCATCAGCATGGTGACCGATCGCGGCAACGGATCCGTGCCGGGCGTCTTCGTGTTTGGCACCTTGGTCACCGGCGGTGTCAGCGCCCTATGGTGGCGTAGGAACCCGTCCTGGTGGGTGTCTGCGCGTAACCACTACTACTATTTGGCTGGTGGGGCGCTCGCGGGCGTGATCCTCAGTGCCATGGTGCCTTTCCTGAACGGCGCCGGCCCCTGGTTCGTGCTGGGCGCGGCGATAGCCACCTACGGCTATTTTGAACGCCTACGGTTGCTGGTGACAGTGGGAGGGGCGGTTGCCTTCACGGGGTTCCTGGCCATGGTCATCCGCGCCGACGTGTGGGGTGGGGCATTGCACCTGATCTCGGCTGGCATCTTGGCCTTTGCCGCCAATAAGCTCTATGTCCTCCGCAATGGCCGACGCCGTGAAGTCCAAGACAGCGACCCGTCGTTCATTGGCTCCTTTCAGGAGTACGACGAGGACGAACGCGTCGGCTTCTAACCGGTCCCCACGCCACGCTTCAGCACCTACGGGGCGAAGGCGCCGATGTGCAACAGCGCAATATCGGCATTGCTGCAGGCCGTCAGGGGTTGCACGATCGTGAGGGAGTCGGTGGCGCTGGGCGGGTAGACCAATACCGCATCGGCTGGGACCTGCGTGCAGTCCTGGTAGTTCCCGGCCTGCGTGTATTGCAGGACCGCCGCGGCGCTTTGGCCCGGGGCCAGCGAGATGGGGCCAGCGGAGGGTGCCTGCGGATTGCGCACAGCGGGCGCGCCAATCGGGGTGGTGGTGCCGGATTTAACCAGCGACACGCCAGGGTAGCCGTCCAGGATGCACAGGGTCCCGGACGTGTTCTTCACGATCAGCTTCATGTAGACGCTCCCGGCCGCACCGCCGCCGGAAGCGTCCAGTGAACCCTCAAGTGAGGCGGCCATGCACAGTGCCGGCTCGGCAGGGGTGATCGGTGGCGTACTGCTGGGTGCGGTGCTTTGAGGGGACGACGGCGTAGTCTCCGCAGTGCGGGAAGCGGCGGCACTGCTGGTGGTTGGTGCGGAAGAGGCCGGGGTTGAGGAAGCCTGGCCGCAGCCCGTCAGTGCAACACCAAGGCCCACCACGGCTGACATGGCTAAGAGAGCAGGAGCGCTGCGCT
This region of Arthrobacter alpinus genomic DNA includes:
- a CDS encoding DUF4232 domain-containing protein, with product MTSLQNATPARHFLKKRSAPALLAMSAVVGLGVALTGCGQASSTPASSAPTTSSAAASRTAETTPSSPQSTAPSSTPPITPAEPALCMAASLEGSLDASGGGAAGSVYMKLIVKNTSGTLCILDGYPGVSLVKSGTTTPIGAPAVRNPQAPSAGPISLAPGQSAAAVLQYTQAGNYQDCTQVPADAVLVYPPSATDSLTIVQPLTACSNADIALLHIGAFAP